Within Pseudodesulfovibrio senegalensis, the genomic segment TGGAAGTCATGAGGAGAATGACGTGGCGGAAATCCGCCTTGCGGCCGTTGTTGTCCGTGAGCGTGGCATAATCCATGACCTGAAGCAGAATATTGAACACATCCGGATGCGCCTTTTCAATCTCGTCGAAGAGAACCACGCAATGCGGCTGCTTGCGCACGCCTTCGGTCAAAAGGCCGCCCTGATCAAATCCCACGTACCCCGGAGGCGCACCGATAAGGCGGGCCACCGCGTGCTTTTCCATGTATTCGCTCATGTCGAACCGCAAAAATCCGATACCGAGCTTGGAAGACAACTGGCGGGCCAGTTCGGTTTTGCCCACGCCCGTGGGACCGGTCAGCAGGAAACTGCCCACCGGACGCCCCGCCTGCTTCATGCCGGCTCGGGAACGCTTGATGGCCCCGGTCAGGGCGTGTACGGCGTCGTCCTGACCAAAAACCACGCCTTTGAGCTGATCCTCAAGTCCCTGCAAACGACTCTTGTCCGACACAGTCAGACGCCGGGCCGGTATGCGGGCCATGCGCGCAACCACTCGTTCGATATCCTGAACCGTGATCCTGTCCTTCTTGCGGGGACGCCCGGAGAGCCGGTACTGAGCTCCGGCCTCGTCCATGACGTCAATGGCCTTGTCCGGCAGAAAGCGGTCATTGATGTGCCGGGACGAAAGCTCGGCAGCGGCCTTGAGCGCGTAATGCGTGTAGGAAACGCCGTGGAACTCCTCGTAGTGCGGACTCAGCCCCTTGAGAATATCCACGGTCTCGTCAACGCTCGGCTCAGGCAGGTCGATTTTCTGGAACCGACGCGAAAGCGCCCGATCCTTTTCAAAATGATTCTTGTATTCCTCGTAAGTGGTGGAACCGATGCAACGAAGCTCCCCTGCTGCCAGGAACGGCTTGAGGATATTGGAAGCATCCATGCTGCCCCCGCTCACGGAACCGGCCCCGACGATGGTATGAATCTCGTCAATGAACAGAATGGCATCGTCATGATGCTTCAGCTGTGCCAGAACCCCCTTGAGCCGAGCCTCGAAATCGCCACGGTATTTGGTCCCCGCCAGCAAAGCGCCCATGTCCAGAGAATAAACGGTCATTCCATGAAAACTCTGCGGCACGCGGCGTTCCACTATCTGCAACGCCAACCCTTCGGCCATGGCGGTCTTGCCCACACCGGGGTCGCCCACGAAAATGGGATTATTCTTGCGGCGGCGGGCCAACACCTGAACCGTGCGCTCAAGCTCGCGCTCCCGACCAATCAACGGGTCAACCAGCCCCTTTTTCGCACGTTCAGTCAGATTGACTGTGTATTCTTCGAGAGGGCTCTTTTTCTCGCCCGGCCGAGAGGATGGAGCCTCGCGAATCGGCTTTTCCTCGTCCTCACGCGAAGAATCCATGCCCCAATTCGAGGATTCACGCATTCCGTGTGAGATATGATCCAGAACGTCCAGACGGGAGACGTCGTGGGTCTTCAGAAAATATACGGCATAGGAATCCTCTTCGTCGAACATGGCCGCAAGAACATCGCCTACCTCGACAATATCCTTGCCGGCGGCCTTTTTCTGCCACACGGCACGCTGCAATACCCGCCGAACACCAAGAGTCTGTATGACCTCGGTCTCAGTCCCTTCAGGCAAAGCTTCCATGTTGTCCCGAAAGAACGCCCCAAGCTGATCATGCAGCCTGACCACTTCCACACCGCAGGAGGCAAGAATCTCCCGGCCATTTTCCTCGCGTGAAATGGAATACAGGAGGTGTTCGAGCGTGAGAAACTCATGATTCCTACGCTTGACCTCGTTGACGGCATCTGTCAACGCACTCTCAAGTCCTTTGCTGAGCATCGTCATCATTCACCTTCCATCGTGCATCTGAGCGGATATCCCGCACTTTTCGCCAGTCGATGGACCATGTCCACCTTGGTTTCCGCCACTTCGGCGGTGTAAAGGCCGCATACACCCACGCCTTCATTGTGGATCTGCAGCATGATGATGGTGGCTTCCGTTTCGCTTTTCCTGAACACCCTCACAAGTACCTCCACCACAAAATCCATGGTGGTATAATCATCGTTGTGAAGCAGGACGCGGTATTTTTTCGGTTCCCGCACTTCATGTTCGTCCAGAAGTTCGGACTCGTACTGGTCACCGATATTTGGTTCGCTCATGTGTTCGACTCCAACAAGTCCTTGTTTGCCCTAATTCGCAATATAAGATTGATTACTACGCATGTCGAGAGGCTACGGCGACAATTAGTCCGCACGGTCCTCAAAACGCTGCCGCTCGTCATCGGAAAAAATGAAATCCTCTCTCTCGGGCAAGCCGTTGGCGGTCCGGAATGCACGATTCAAGGCATGATAGGATGAGGTGGAGGCATCGGCCGGATCAAAACCCAACTTGTGCGCACATTCGTCAGCCCTACCGCCTTCTACTTCCATGAACTTCCCAAACGGCAAAAGGTCCAAACACACGGTGCAGTCTGCGAAAGCCCACTTCTCTCGCACCTTGTGGTAGGCAAAACAGTGCCTATACCCCAAAGCCTCAAGCCCGGCACGCAAAACCTCAAAATCCCCGACCGTGGTCTCCAATTCTTCACGAACCTTTGCGTTCTCAGACAAGCCCCCCCTTTGCACGGGATGTTTAACTGTCAATACGGCCTGTCCCTGCCTGCGCCGCAGGCGCAACAAAATCCCCTGAGCCCTGAGAGAGCGTTCTTCATCGTCAAAAACAAGATTCTCCTCGAAATATCGGCCAAGGCGTTGAGCACCATGTTCCGCCAACACATCCCGCAAGTGCTCATGGTCCACATCACAAAATTTCAACTCGACTTCCAATGACATTTGCAATCTCCGTCAAGGTTGCTCATACTGCGTTCGAGGCAATCGATCATGTTGAAAAAAATACTTCTTCTTTCCCTGGGCGGCGCATGCGGAACATTGTGCCGCTATTGGTTGTCCGGCGTGGCGCAGCGCCTAGCCGGAACGGCTTTTCCCTTCGGCACCATGGCAGTCAACATGCTCGGCTGTTTCCTGTTCGGCGCAGTCTGGGGCTTTCTGGAAAATCGTCTCGGATTCGGGGGTGATCTGCGCATCCTGATACTTTCCGGCTTCATGGGCGCATTCACGACCTTCTCAACATATATGTTTGAATCCGCCAATCTGCTGAAATTCGGCCAATATGCACAAGCGGTTCTCAATATAACCGGCCAGAGCCTGCTCGGCCTAACGCTGGTATTCACAGGCATAGCGCTCGGACGTATATTGTAATTGAAATGAAAACAGCCAACAAGGCCGCAAATGGAGGACTTTCATGCAGATTCCCAAAAATGCGCAACGCTTGCGAATATTCATCGGCGAGACTGACCGGCATCAGGGACGGCTGCTTTCGGAAGTGATCGTTGAAACCGCCAGAAAAGATGGATTGGCAGGGGCCACGGTTCTGCGCGGAATCATGGGCTACGGTGCCAACAGCCGCGTTCACACCAACAAAATCCTTCGGCTTTCGGAAGATATGCCCATAGTCGTAGAAATCGTGGACGCCAAAGAAAAAATCGATACCTTCCTACCGCAACTGGATGATCTGATTCAAGAGGGTCTTGTCACAAGGGAAGATGTCCACGTCATCATGTACCGACACAACGGCGGCTAGCCGCCGGACATGGCCAACACGTCATTGGCAATACGCTGCAAAGGAAGAACCTTGTTCACCCCACCCATCTTGATGGCTTCCTGCGGCATACCGAAAACAACAGAAGTTGCCTCATCCTGTGCGATACAATATGCCCCGGCATCGTGAAGCTCCTTCATCCCCCTAGCTCCGTCATCGCCCATGCCGGTCATGATGGCGGAGACAACATTCTTTCCGGCAAACCGAGCCCCTGACCGAAACAGCACGTCCACCGAGGGACGATGTCGCGAAACCAATGGACCGTCCTTCACTTCAACATAGTATTTTGCCCCGGAGCGCTTCAAGAGCATATGCTTGTTGCCGGGAGCGATAAGCACAAGCCCACGAACCATGGCATCGCCGTCCTGGGCTTCCTTGATGTTCACCCGGCATATGCTGTTGAGACGGTTGGCGAACGCCGTGGTAAAATGCTCGGGCATGTGCTGCACAATGGCGACAGGCGGGCAATCCGGGGGCAACTGCTCCAAAAAGACACGCAGGGCCTCTGTCCCTCCGGTCGAGGCTCCCACCAATACGATTTTTTCGGTTTTCTGTACGTTTTGGGGTCTGCCCATGGGTATCACCGCATCAGCGTCCAGTTTCGGTTGAACCTTGATGGGAGCGGCCGGAGGTTTCACGCGTTTTCCCTTGGAGAGGGCCGCGGCCTTGACCACGTCGCACAAGCGGATACGCGATTCTTCAAAAAATTTCTTTGTCCCCATCTTCGGCTTGGTAATGACTTCAACAGCACCGTATTCCAATGCCTTAAGCGCATTCTGACCGCCAGCCTGTGCCAGGGAAGAACACACGACGACCGGGATGGGATGTTGCGACATGATCTTCTTCAGGAACGTCAACCCATCCATCCGGGGCATCTCGATATCCAGGGTAATGACGTCAGGAATCTCCTTGCGTATTTTCTCAGCCGCAACAAAAGGATCCACAGCCGTCCCCATCACCTCGATTCCAGGATCGGAATCAAGGATATCGGTCAAAGCCTGCCGGACAACAGCAGAGTCATCCACAACAAGAACGCGTATCTTTTTGCCTACCATCGCTTCATTCCCGTTGAACTTCATGCATTGTCAACCACTATACGACGAACCAAACTCGGCACATCCAAAATAAGGGCGATTGAACCGTCACCCTTGATGGTCGCCCCGGAAATTCCTTCCACATCCTTATAAACCCGGCTCAAACTCTTGATCACAGTCTGATGCTCGCCGATGACCGTATCCACGACAATACCGACACGGCTTCCCTCCACACCAGTAATAACGATCTGTTCTATACTGGGCTGCTCGCCTTCCACCATGAAAAAATCACGCAAATGGATATAGGGAACGATCTCTCCCCGCAGATGCAGCAAAGTATGCCCACCCTCGGTCTCTTCAATCTCGGCCCGGTTCAATTCCACACATTCTTCCACAAGCGACAGAGGGATGACATAAAATTCATTGCCAACCTGCACCTGCAGCCCATCGATAATGGCCAGGGTCAATGGCAGCCGTATAGTGATGGTCGTTCCCTTGCCGACCCTGCTATCAATATCGATAATGCCCCGCAGAGAATCGATGGCCCGCTTGACAACGTCCATTCCCACACCGCGGCCCGAAACATTGGTAACCTTCTGGGCCGTGGAAAATCCCGGCTCGAAAATGAGCTTGAACAATTCCTTGTCTGAAAGCTCGGCATCCGGGGAAATCATGCCCCGTTCCACGGCTTTGGCTCGGATTGCCGCCGGGTCCATGCCCTGACCGTCGTCCGTAATCCTTATAAGGACCTCGCCTCCGGAGTGCTCGGCAGAAAGCAGGATCATGCCGGCCGCAGGTTTGCCAGCGGCTTCACGTACATGGGGAATCTCGATGCCGTGGTCGATGCTGTTGCGCAACAAATGGACCAGCGGATCCCCAAGGCGCTCAATAACGGTCTTGTCCAGTTCGGTTTCCGCTCCATTGGTATTAAGCACGATCTCCTTGTTCAATTCGGAAGAAAGGTCACGCACCAACCTGCGAAACTTGCTGAAGGTCGTTCCTATGGGCAACATGCGGATTCCGAGCGTCGAATCCCTGAGTTCATCGCTCAAACGCTCCAATTCCTCAGAAAGAGCGGTCATTACAGGGTCGGAGCGTTCGCTGACAACCTGTGATATCTGGGCCTGAACAATAACCAGTTCGCCCACCAGATCCACAAGCCAATCCAATTTTTCCGCAGCCACCCGGATGCTTGAAACAGCTTCCTTTTTCTTCTGCATGGACTGCTCTTCCTTGGCCTTGGCCTGACGGGAAACAGCCTTGGACAACTGTTCGTCGTCAACCTTTCCGGATTCCTTGAGGATCTGCCCGATAGGCTTCTGCTTTTTCAGGGCGTCCTCAATATCTTCGGGCTGCACTGCTCCTTCTTCCACGAGCAGTTCGCCAATCCGTGGCGTCTCCTCAAATTCGTCTGTCGATTCTTCCTCGGGTTCAGTGGCAACCGGCTGAGCCTGTTTCCCGGAATCGCCAGCCTCCCCTTCAGGTTCTGCAGCGGTAACGTCAACGCTGAGGTCGACACTGGTGAACAGAAAAATATCCCTGATGTCTTCCGCCCCCTTTGCCGTGGCAAAGCGAACATCCCAGACATATCCGTCTTCCATTGCCTGCCCGGTTTCAGGCTGAGCTTCGATTTTCAGTTCACCAATCTTGGCAAGTTCGTCCAAGAGCGGTTCAAGGCATGCAATATCGCCACCGGACTCATCCTTGACCACCACATGAATCAAGAAATCCTTCAATGGAAGCTTCGCAGAATCGTCTTCCGGCGCTTCGGAAGCAGTGGCATCATCTTCGTGTACTTCGCCTTCGCCGACACCCTCGTCCGAAACGGCTGCCTCATCCCCCTCCCCGCTGGAAAGCTGTTGCAACCCCAACAGAATGGCAGACATCCCTTCCGGGTCCACCACTTCTTCGGAGTCGGCGTTGTCGAGCATCTTCTGGATATGGTCCCGAGCCTTGAACGCAAGGTTCAAAAGATCCGTTGAAATGACCAACTCTTCCGAACGGACCATATCAAAAACCGTTTCAACCTCATGGGTAAACTCGGCGATGTCCTCGAATCCGAACATGGACCCGGAGCCCTTGATGGTATGCAGGGCCCTGAACACTCGGTTGACGAGGTCCATATCTTCGGGCGCGTCTTCAAGCTCAAGCAAAGAGCCCTCAAGCTCGCTCAAAAGATCGTACGCCTCTTCCTTGAATATTTGCCGATTCAAATCATCTGACATGCAAACGCTCCCCAAGCTTCCCTCTGGAACAGGTCAGGACCAAAACGATAGCCGATAGTCATACCATACAGCCCCATACTGTCGAATACGCAACCATCCGGTTATTATTATTTTCAAAAAAAAATAAAAATTATGAGACAAAACGAATTTCCGCACGGGCGGTTTCCTGGTCGAACGGCTTGACCTTAATCTCGACACGTTCACCCTTGAACTCCGCAGCACCCAACAGAATGCCTTCGAAATAATCGAACAGCCCGCGTCGGGAACGATAGTTCATAAACAGCTCATCCCCCTTGTCCTCATAGGTAAACGTCGGCGGCGTGATTCCGGGGGCGTCCTTGGTGAGTTGGCTATGCACATCGTTCATGCGCATATAAAACTCCTTGAGCGTTTCGTCCTTGAAATAGCGTCGATACATCTTGTAAAAACCCTTGACGGTGTATCGGCCAAGATCAAGAAAAAACTCCCGCGACGAACTTCCCGTTTCTTCTGCCACAAAATCGGCCATCTGCTGCAAAACCGCATCCGGATACCCGCTGGCAGGCAGGAACACGGGATCACCCATGACCTTCTGCATGGATTCATACACGGCACTGCCATATTGATTCTTGACGAACTCTTGGGTCAACTTGGGCAGAATCCCCTTCATTTCCCCTTCAGATTCACGGAAAGAGGGGCCGCTTCCTTGTTCGGCATCCTGAAAGTTCATGGATACGGAAAGCAACTCCTGTGCGAGCTCCGCAAGATCACGTGTGGCAGAGGCAGCCTGCCCGGCTCCCTCGTCAGCCTCACGGGCAACCAGGGCAATATCCTCAACGCTGCTCCCGATTTCTTCGGCAGCGGCAGACTGCTCTTCTGCGGCAGTGGCTATCTGGGCCACCCGGGAAACCATATCCTCGATGCGCTCCATGATCTGCTGCAAGGCATCGCCGGCCTGATTGGAAAGATCCGTACTCTGGTTGACCTGCTTTTCGGTACGATCCATGGACTCCATGGCGTGTGCAGATCGTTCTTGGATGGTATGAATAGCCTCTTCCACTTCCTTGGTCGCGGTCATGGTTTTTTCCGCGAGTTTCCGCACTTCGTCGGCGACCACGGCAAACCCTCGCCCAGCTTCACCGGCCCTTGCCGCCTCAATGGCAGCGTTCAGGGCAAGCAAGTTGGTCTGATCAGCTATGTCATTGATGACACTTATTATACGACCAATCTCTTCGGCTTGCGAATCCAATTGACCAACCACCTGTGCCAACTGTCCGGCCGAGTGGGAAACCCCATTGATGGCTTCGACGGCGTTGGAAACCATGTCGACACCGGATTGCGCCGAAACACGCGCTTCGTCCGCAGCCCGGGACGTTGCCGAGGCATTGCCCGCAACTTCCAGGACCGTGGCTGTCATTTCCTCCATGGCAGTAGCCACGGTATCGGTCTGATGGCTCTGCTTCTGCGCCCCACGTGCCTGTTCATCGGCAGATGCCGAAAGCTCTTCGGATGCCGAGGCGACCCGTTCGGCCAGAGTCCGTATTTCGCCCCCCACGGAAACCATCTGCTGCTTCTGGGCCTCAATATCGCGCTGCTGCCTGACCACCTCTTCCATGCTGAGGAAAGAGGCTACTACGCCATATACCTCCCCAGCCTCGTTGAAGACAGGACGAACAAACATATGGACGGGTACGGTCTTGCCCATCCATAATTCAAGATCAACCGCGGCGTCATACGGTTTACCGGACTTCAACACCTTGCCGGTGATGGATACTCCCTGCTTGTTGTAAAAAGCCTGGCCAACAGTGAAACCAACGACCTGAGTGACTGGTTTTTCCAACAAATCCAAAACAGCCTCAGTGGCAAGAAGGATCTTCCCATTCCGGTCACAGACAACAACATGGTTACCCAGGACCTTGAGCGCATCACGATAAAACCCGACCTCAACAAGCCTGTTCTCATAGTAGGAATGAATTGGTTCTATAATACTTTCAAAACCGGTCCCTTTCAGGAGATCTGAAACAAGGTTCACATCCTGCAAATTGGCCCCGTCTTCCAGCAAAAGCCGAACATTCCGCAACCAACGGGCAGACAGCCAAGCCCCGACAATCCCCGCAACGAGGATGCACACCAACGCAGCATACAGTACTGTCCCTCCGCCAAAGTAATGGGCAGCCGAAAATATAAAAACTGCAAAAAAAGCAATGGACAAAGGCACATATACAAACCGATTAGACATAGCTGTTTCCCTCTCAGGCATTTTCACCATCAAAACCGAAAGAATATCGCTTCTTGTGATGCTCTTTTTGGTTACTCAGATTCTCCAAGGATTTCAATAAGAGCATTACAAAAGCAGAAAGGCAATTAGACTAATTGGAAGAGGACCTTTTTTGAAGAATACGAATGGCTCGCCGCTCGCGGTAGCGACGTATAATGAAATGAGACAGAAAATACGTAAGCAACGTTGCCGGAATGCCGACAATGAGTCCGCCGGCAAAAATCACGGAAAACAGTTGCCAGCCCGAATCGATGAGCTGAGCCATTTCCAAGCGAGAGGGGTCGAAGGTTACCCCCTGAAAGGGCAAGAAAAAATCTCCGACAAGAAAAAGAAAATAGTAAAACGGCGCCATGGTGAACGCATTTGAATAGCAGGTTGCCAACCACGCAGCGAGCTTGTTGACCCGAAACACAAAAGCCAGGGCGATCACCACCACGGACTGAAACGGAATAATCGGCATGGCTCCGATAAAAACACCGAGGGCCAGAGCAAAGGCCAATTCCCGGGGCGTCGACTTCTGACGCAGGACACGAAGGTACCAGTAACGGGAGCTCCGCTTCAGACGCAGCCACAGGCCGCCCTCTGCTGCACTGTCATTCATTTTGCTCTCGCCCATGGTTACTCCAGAATGTCGAAACGGGAAAACTTCATGACAAATCCGGCCCGCCCCTGAGTGGCAGAACGAAGCTCCGTTGAAAAACCGAACAATTTCCCCAGCGGCGCAAGGCCTTCAACAACCTTCTGTCCGGCTTTGTCAGTCATTCCTTCAATCTTGGCACCCTTTGCCCCCAACAAACCCACAACATCGCCGACATGTTCTTCAGGAACACCGATTTCGACCCACATGATGGGCTCGAGCAGCTTGGGTTCAGCCTCTGCAAGAGCGGAGCGGACAGCCATGGCAGCAGCCATGCGATACCCGGCTTCACTGGATTCCCCTTCCCGTTTCTGCAGATCCAACACACGAACGCGAACATCCTGCACCGGGTAGCCGCGAACAACGCCACTTTGCAGGGCATCCGTAATCCCCTCATTCACGGCATCCAACCATACCGAGGGCCACACATCCGGGTCCACGGCAAAAGAGATGTCGAGACCGGAGTCCCGCGGTGCCGGTTCCACCTCCAGAGAGACCTGCCCGTAATGCAGGGTTTCGCCCAACTCCCGGGCAAATTCCCCTTGAGCCGAAGCCTTGCAGCCCACGGTTTCCTGATAAACAACCTGTGGGCGGCCGGTTCTGGGCTCCAGCCCGTATTCGCGCTTGAGGCGCTCGCAAATGACCTCAAGATGCAATTCACCCATGCCCGAAACGATAATCTGCCCGGTATCCTCGTCCGTGCCCACTTCAAGCGTTGGGTCCTCAAGAAGATATTTCTGCAGCACTTCATCTAGCTTGTCAGCCTCTTCACTGTTTCGAGGCTCCATGGCCAAGGAAATGACCGGACGGTAATCATCAATCTCCTCAAGGACGATCCGGTTGTCCTTGAGACACAGGGTATCGCCTGTCCGGGCAAATTTCATCCCCGCAGCACCGACGATATCGCCAGCATAGGCCGCATCCAGTTTTTCCTTTCTGCCCGCGTGCAACCGAAACAGACGCGCCACGCGCTCATCCTTGCCCTGAGTCTGGTTGTAGACGGTCTCCCCGGCCGAAATGCCTCCTGAATACAACCGCATGAGCGCAAGCTTTCGCCCTGAATCGAGAGAAACCTTGAAAACCAACGCGGAAAGAGGATCAGCCCCATTCACGGAAAAAGATTTTTCCACGCCGGTCTGCGGGTCAGTTCCCACAGCGGGCGGCACATCCAGGGGGCTTGGAAGATACCTGCACACGGCATCCATAACGGGTTGCACGCCCACATTCTTGAGGGCGGAACCGCACAGGACCGGCACAATCTGCAACTGCAGCGTGCCTTTCCGGATAGCAGCACACAATTTTTCCTGAGGGATATCCTCACCTTCCAGATACAGGCCAAGCAATTCCTCATCCTGGTCGGCGGCGGCCTCCACAAGCCGTTCCCGCCAGGGAGTCAATCGCTCGACTTCCTCGGTTGTGAGTTCACGGACCTGATACTGTTCTCCCTTGGATTCGGCATCAAAAACAAAACATTGCATGGCCACGAGGTCAAAAACGCCGCGCATGTCCTGCCCTTGCCCGTCCGGATACTGCAAGGCCACGACGTTGGCTCCCAACTTGGTTCGCATGGACGCAAGCACTGCCTCGTAATCCGCGCCGAGCCTGTCCAGCTTGTTGACAAAGGCAATCTTGGGCACGTTGTAGCGCTCGCTCTGGCGCCAAACAGTTTCCGACTGAGGCTCCACTCCGCTCACGCCGCAAAATACGCCAACAGCACCATCAAGCACCCGCAGGGAACGTTCCACCTCGATGGTGAAATCAACATGACCGGGAGTATCGATTATATTGATGACCCGGCCGTCCCATTGGCAGGTGGTCACGGCAGAAGTGATGGTAATGCCCCGCTCCTGCTCCTCGGGCATGTAGTCCATGGTGGCTGTGCCGTCGTGCACTTCTCCTATGCGATGGATCTTCTTGGAATAATAAAGAATCCGCTCTGTAAGCGTGGTCTTGCCGGCATCGATATGCGCAATGATGCCGATATTCCTGAGATTCTCAAGATGACGTCGAGAAGGTTTGCCTGTTTTGCTCACTATCTACACTCCGTTTGTCCAACACACGCAATGATTGATGAAAAACGCAGGACGCAACCAAGGCCAAACCCAGCAAAATTCACTGCCGACACCAAAAACAAGGGGAAAACATCCCGCAGCTTCCTGAACATGGGAATTGTCCACAAAAGCCACGGCAGCGCAATCATCCTGCCAACGGCCCAGACCCGGCTGAACCGAGTCGTCCTCCGGCACAGGCATATCACCATATACGCGCAAGGCCAATGACGGATGCGCAAAACGCAGCAGCGAAATATCCGGAAAAACATCCGATCCGGCCACGATAACGCCGTCACCATGGGCAGGCAGAAACACGGGGCGCAACGCTTCGTCGACTTCCGCATCAACATCACCGAGCAACACCAACCGCCCCTGCCCGCAACCTGCAGCCATATGGGAAAGAAGTTGCTGCATCCGGTCACACGGCATCTCGCCGACCAATTCAACGCCGGCCAATTCCAAGGCCACCAACAGCGAATCTGGCCATGGTGATTGCTCGTCACGGACCACCAGAATTTCTCGCACTCCCGCGGCTATGGCGGGAATTATGGCGGCCAGCAGTCTGGCCGGTGAATCAAGGTCTGCCCCGCAGACAAAAACAGTCCAGTCGGCTGGGCTCCGCTCCTCTCCGGCGGTCCAGCCGTCCTTACCGATTCTTTCACGTGAGGACGCGACGAACCGCTCTGGGCAGGACCAGTCC encodes:
- a CDS encoding methyl-accepting chemotaxis protein, producing the protein MSNRFVYVPLSIAFFAVFIFSAAHYFGGGTVLYAALVCILVAGIVGAWLSARWLRNVRLLLEDGANLQDVNLVSDLLKGTGFESIIEPIHSYYENRLVEVGFYRDALKVLGNHVVVCDRNGKILLATEAVLDLLEKPVTQVVGFTVGQAFYNKQGVSITGKVLKSGKPYDAAVDLELWMGKTVPVHMFVRPVFNEAGEVYGVVASFLSMEEVVRQQRDIEAQKQQMVSVGGEIRTLAERVASASEELSASADEQARGAQKQSHQTDTVATAMEEMTATVLEVAGNASATSRAADEARVSAQSGVDMVSNAVEAINGVSHSAGQLAQVVGQLDSQAEEIGRIISVINDIADQTNLLALNAAIEAARAGEAGRGFAVVADEVRKLAEKTMTATKEVEEAIHTIQERSAHAMESMDRTEKQVNQSTDLSNQAGDALQQIMERIEDMVSRVAQIATAAEEQSAAAEEIGSSVEDIALVAREADEGAGQAASATRDLAELAQELLSVSMNFQDAEQGSGPSFRESEGEMKGILPKLTQEFVKNQYGSAVYESMQKVMGDPVFLPASGYPDAVLQQMADFVAEETGSSSREFFLDLGRYTVKGFYKMYRRYFKDETLKEFYMRMNDVHSQLTKDAPGITPPTFTYEDKGDELFMNYRSRRGLFDYFEGILLGAAEFKGERVEIKVKPFDQETARAEIRFVS
- a CDS encoding DUF2062 domain-containing protein, translated to MGESKMNDSAAEGGLWLRLKRSSRYWYLRVLRQKSTPRELAFALALGVFIGAMPIIPFQSVVVIALAFVFRVNKLAAWLATCYSNAFTMAPFYYFLFLVGDFFLPFQGVTFDPSRLEMAQLIDSGWQLFSVIFAGGLIVGIPATLLTYFLSHFIIRRYRERRAIRILQKRSSSN
- the fusA gene encoding elongation factor G, whose product is MSKTGKPSRRHLENLRNIGIIAHIDAGKTTLTERILYYSKKIHRIGEVHDGTATMDYMPEEQERGITITSAVTTCQWDGRVINIIDTPGHVDFTIEVERSLRVLDGAVGVFCGVSGVEPQSETVWRQSERYNVPKIAFVNKLDRLGADYEAVLASMRTKLGANVVALQYPDGQGQDMRGVFDLVAMQCFVFDAESKGEQYQVRELTTEEVERLTPWRERLVEAAADQDEELLGLYLEGEDIPQEKLCAAIRKGTLQLQIVPVLCGSALKNVGVQPVMDAVCRYLPSPLDVPPAVGTDPQTGVEKSFSVNGADPLSALVFKVSLDSGRKLALMRLYSGGISAGETVYNQTQGKDERVARLFRLHAGRKEKLDAAYAGDIVGAAGMKFARTGDTLCLKDNRIVLEEIDDYRPVISLAMEPRNSEEADKLDEVLQKYLLEDPTLEVGTDEDTGQIIVSGMGELHLEVICERLKREYGLEPRTGRPQVVYQETVGCKASAQGEFARELGETLHYGQVSLEVEPAPRDSGLDISFAVDPDVWPSVWLDAVNEGITDALQSGVVRGYPVQDVRVRVLDLQKREGESSEAGYRMAAAMAVRSALAEAEPKLLEPIMWVEIGVPEEHVGDVVGLLGAKGAKIEGMTDKAGQKVVEGLAPLGKLFGFSTELRSATQGRAGFVMKFSRFDILE
- a CDS encoding histidinol dehydrogenase, whose protein sequence is MNECIPSWVESHLVDDERFGSAYAAVADEKRAILKTLISRLWDWSCPERFVASSRERIGKDGWTAGEERSPADWTVFVCGADLDSPARLLAAIIPAIAAGVREILVVRDEQSPWPDSLLVALELAGVELVGEMPCDRMQQLLSHMAAGCGQGRLVLLGDVDAEVDEALRPVFLPAHGDGVIVAGSDVFPDISLLRFAHPSLALRVYGDMPVPEDDSVQPGLGRWQDDCAAVAFVDNSHVQEAAGCFPLVFGVGSEFCWVWPWLRPAFFINHCVCWTNGV